In a single window of the Lebetimonas sp. JH292 genome:
- a CDS encoding motility protein A encodes MDLATVIGLVGALGLLIAAMALGVGVGAYIDPQSVLIVILGSIMSLMISYKMDMMTKFLKVFMIAIKPNYQPNYEELIKKLVDYATQARRDGILSLESAANNEEDEFLKKGLSMAVDGNEPDTIRELLEIEMEQMEERHKKMASIFSTWAGLAGGFGMLGTLVGLVAMLLNMSDPSSIGPAMAVALLTTLYGAMIGNIFGNPIASKLSLRNDDEMLAKTMILEGIMSIQAGDNPRTLEAKLLSFLPPSKRKSQFE; translated from the coding sequence ATGGATTTGGCTACTGTCATTGGTTTGGTCGGCGCACTCGGTCTTCTTATTGCCGCTATGGCACTCGGTGTGGGTGTGGGGGCTTATATTGACCCTCAATCAGTGTTAATTGTTATTCTCGGTTCAATAATGTCTCTTATGATTAGTTATAAAATGGATATGATGACAAAATTTTTAAAAGTTTTCATGATAGCCATAAAACCTAATTATCAGCCTAATTATGAAGAACTTATTAAAAAACTTGTAGATTATGCAACTCAGGCAAGAAGAGACGGAATTCTTTCACTTGAGAGCGCAGCCAATAACGAAGAAGACGAATTCTTAAAAAAAGGCCTTTCAATGGCGGTAGACGGAAACGAGCCCGATACAATCAGAGAACTTTTGGAAATAGAAATGGAGCAGATGGAAGAAAGACATAAAAAAATGGCTTCCATTTTTTCTACATGGGCAGGTCTCGCTGGAGGCTTCGGTATGCTTGGAACATTGGTGGGGCTTGTTGCCATGCTGCTTAACATGTCCGACCCTTCATCAATCGGTCCGGCTATGGCGGTTGCATTACTTACCACACTTTACGGTGCTATGATAGGTAATATTTTCGGAAATCCTATTGCCAGCAAACTTTCTTTGAGAAATGATGACGAAATGCTTGCAAAGACAATGATACTTGAAGGTATTATGTCTATTCAGGCGGGTGATAATCCAAGAACACTTGAAGCAAAACTTTTAAGCTTTTTGCCGCCTTCTAAAAGAAAATCTCAATTCGAATAG